Proteins from one Mixophyes fleayi isolate aMixFle1 chromosome 9, aMixFle1.hap1, whole genome shotgun sequence genomic window:
- the LOC142102283 gene encoding SERTA domain-containing protein 1-like isoform X1, translating to MSGNLRLSTTPLWLRVSQLRENPSCLEMALLLLDGDDDVCFPLSGPMLAKGTKRKYSEVEGEMVSGPETEMAARCQSSLPAVQSHCLMNISLVKLHRSLHHVEPNLRHLVLVANTLRRLQDNMQAESTGPGVGKTAEDNSRKDYSQTIVNESKKTTLEIPVEDTLVSSMDASLYSSISTILEDLNNFEGLSCSPLPQAEDDQLCYPKDFGRDGSLEESGKLTTTSSLLTSSTYLLGDNLEDIFEDIDTSMYDSDPWSSSNLLNFKTLSNMNDAEEKASTDGQDSMLELSDLDYLMDVLVGTQNC from the exons ATGTCAGGAAACTTACGTCTGTCTACTACACCTTTGTGGCTGAGGGTTTCTCAGCTCAGGGAAAATCCTTCTTGTTTGGAAATGGCATTATTACTACTAGATGGGGATGATGATGTTTGCTTCCCTCTTAGTGG aCCCATGTTGGCCAAAGGCACCAAACGTAAATATTCAGAGGTGGAGGGGGAGATGGTAAGTGGTCCTGAAACAGAGATGGCAGCGAGATGCCAGAGCTCCCTGCCTGCAGTGCAGTCCCACTGCTTGATGAACATATCTCTTGTGAAGCTTCACCGTAGCCTGCATCACGTGGAGCCCAACCTGAGGCATCTCGTGCTGGTGGCCAACACCTTGCGTCGTCTTCAGGATAACATGCAGGCAGAATCCACTGGTCCAGGAGTGGGTAAAACTGCGGAGGACAACTCCAGAAAGGACTACTCCCAAACAATCGTCAACGAGAGTAAAAAAACAACCCTGGAAATCCCAGTAGAAGATACCCTGGTCTCCAGCATGGATGCATCTTTGTATTCTTCTATTTCCACCATTCTTGAGGATTTAAACAATTTTGAGGGATTGAGTTGTTCTCCGCTTCCCCAGGCAGAAGACGACCAGCTTTGTTACCCAAAAGACTTCGGTAGAGATGGAAGCCTAGAGGAATCTGGTAAGCTGACTACAACGTCCAGCCTCCTAACTTCCTCAACCTACCTCCTAGGTGACAACCTAGAGGACATTTTTGAAGACATTGACACTTCTATGTATGATAGTGACCCCTGGTCGAGCAGCAACCTTCTTAACTTCAAAACATTATCGAATATGAATGATGCTGAGGAGAAGGCATCGACAGATGGACAGGACTCTATGCTGGAACTTAGTGACTTGGACTATTTGATGGATGTTCTGGTGGGAACCCAAAACTGCTGA
- the LOC142102283 gene encoding SERTA domain-containing protein 1-like isoform X2, with protein MLAKGTKRKYSEVEGEMVSGPETEMAARCQSSLPAVQSHCLMNISLVKLHRSLHHVEPNLRHLVLVANTLRRLQDNMQAESTGPGVGKTAEDNSRKDYSQTIVNESKKTTLEIPVEDTLVSSMDASLYSSISTILEDLNNFEGLSCSPLPQAEDDQLCYPKDFGRDGSLEESGKLTTTSSLLTSSTYLLGDNLEDIFEDIDTSMYDSDPWSSSNLLNFKTLSNMNDAEEKASTDGQDSMLELSDLDYLMDVLVGTQNC; from the coding sequence ATGTTGGCCAAAGGCACCAAACGTAAATATTCAGAGGTGGAGGGGGAGATGGTAAGTGGTCCTGAAACAGAGATGGCAGCGAGATGCCAGAGCTCCCTGCCTGCAGTGCAGTCCCACTGCTTGATGAACATATCTCTTGTGAAGCTTCACCGTAGCCTGCATCACGTGGAGCCCAACCTGAGGCATCTCGTGCTGGTGGCCAACACCTTGCGTCGTCTTCAGGATAACATGCAGGCAGAATCCACTGGTCCAGGAGTGGGTAAAACTGCGGAGGACAACTCCAGAAAGGACTACTCCCAAACAATCGTCAACGAGAGTAAAAAAACAACCCTGGAAATCCCAGTAGAAGATACCCTGGTCTCCAGCATGGATGCATCTTTGTATTCTTCTATTTCCACCATTCTTGAGGATTTAAACAATTTTGAGGGATTGAGTTGTTCTCCGCTTCCCCAGGCAGAAGACGACCAGCTTTGTTACCCAAAAGACTTCGGTAGAGATGGAAGCCTAGAGGAATCTGGTAAGCTGACTACAACGTCCAGCCTCCTAACTTCCTCAACCTACCTCCTAGGTGACAACCTAGAGGACATTTTTGAAGACATTGACACTTCTATGTATGATAGTGACCCCTGGTCGAGCAGCAACCTTCTTAACTTCAAAACATTATCGAATATGAATGATGCTGAGGAGAAGGCATCGACAGATGGACAGGACTCTATGCTGGAACTTAGTGACTTGGACTATTTGATGGATGTTCTGGTGGGAACCCAAAACTGCTGA